The Arcobacter roscoffensis genome segment TTGGATAGCATTTTTATAAGTGAATACACATCTGTAAGGGCACTAGGATCAGTAGTTGTAATAGCTAAAATATTATCAGAAATTGATAGAAATTCTTTTACATAATCATTTAATCCTGCACCTGTATCTACAAGTACTATATCAAATTTATTTAAGTCAATAACATCTTGAACTATTCGTGAAAATATAAAAGAGTTAGAATGATTTGAATATTGAAAACCACTCTTTCCCGCTATTAAATATAAATCTTCATAATCAGTTTTTAAAATAACTTCATCTAAACTTTTCATACCATCAATATAATCAAAAAGTGTCACTTTTGGTTTTAAGTTTAGTAGTACTTGCATATTAGCTAAACCTATATCTGCATCAATTACCGCTACTTTAAAACCTCTTTTTGATAATAAAAAAGCTATATTTGCTGTAAAGGTTGATTTTCCAACACCACCTTTTCCTGATGTTATAGTTACTAGTTTTGTTTTAGATTTATAATTGCCTCTAACTTTATTTGTTAGATTTACAAGCTTACTTGCTTGAGATGAAATCGCATCAAACAAGTCTATCTCCTAACACATTCATTATTCATAAAACAATCAATTAAAAAAGAGCTATCAGAAACAACTAAATCATCTGGTACATTTTGTCCAATTGAAAAATAAGTTATTGATTTTTTTGTTTTATGTGAAAATGAAATTAGATTACCAAAACTTTTTGTTTCATCAAGTTTTGTGAAAGTTAAATAATCAATATTAAGCCTTGAATAATTAGCATATATTTCAAGTAAATCACTTTGTTTAACATTTGCAGGCATTACTAATATTTTCTCAATTGGTAATTCTTCAACTTTCTTTTGATAATCATTAATCATCTCAATTTTATCAACGTCATATTGGCTAGATCCAGCTGTATCTATAAATATATAATTACAATCTTTTAATCTTAAAAGTGCCTCTGATAAATCCTCTGGCTTTTTTACAATCTCTAAAGGAAGTCTCATAATATTAGTATATGCTTGCAATTGCTCAATAGCACCTACTCTAAATGAGTCTAACGTAACAATCCCTACTTTATAACTTTGACCTAATTTATAAGCATATCTAGCAGCTAATTTTGAAATAGTTGTAGTTTTTCCAACGCCTGTTGGTCCTACCATCATAATAATCTTTCTTTGATGTTTTCTTAATGGCATTTCATATTTTACAGGGATGATTCTTCTAAGAATTAATTTAAAAAAATCATTTACTTTTTTAGGATTTGATTTTAAAGAAATAGGCAATTGCTTAATTGTCTTTTTCATAATTGTATATGTCATTTCTTGATCAAACTCATTTTTCTCAAAAAGATTATAAATATCTACAAATTCATGGGGAATTGTTAAATCATATAGCTGACTTTTAGGGTTCCATAAAGATTTTTGAACAAGCTCTAACTTCTCTTGCATTTTTGTAATCTCTTCTTTAAAATCATATACATGTGTATTAATTGGTGTTGAGTCTTGTTTATATTGTTTTGTAACTACTGATTTTTTATAAGGCATGTTATTTTTTTTGTCTTCATCCTCTAAAGCAACAACAACCTCATACATATTTTTACCTGCATCATGAGCATTGGCAATTTTTTTAGTTGATATTACAATTGCTTCTTCACCACACTCATCTTGAGCAGCTCGTAGTGCAGCTGTAGGTGTTTCTCCTAAGAAAGAGAGCATATTCATTTTAATCTTCCATCTTTATAGATTTTTTCAATTGTACCATCAGCCTTTTTTATTCTGATAAAATCATTGTTCTCATAAATAATTTTACCTTTTTTTTCTATTTCCAGTGCACCAAATTTGAATGTCACACTTTGTTTTTTATAAGTTTTTACATTTTTTTGACAAAGAATTGAACCATCATTTATATAATGTTTAGTTACATACTCATTCTCATTTATATCTTTTAAAGTTAAAGGAATACAAGATTTTCTTACTTTATTAACATTAACCAATCTTAGTTTTGATTTGGATAGTTTTTCCTCATAAGCAAATGATTCTTTTGCTATAAGAACCGTTAATGCATAAGAGTGAATTGACAAAAGTATAATCAATAAACTATGCTTTAACATCGAAGATTTGTCCTCCATTTACAACTGTTATTTCATCAACTAAATCACTATACATTTGCTTAATTGGTAAAACGATTGAAGCTAATTTTTTATTTAATTCATAAAGTTCTTTCAAATCATCTTCTAGAGCATCAACTTGATCTCTATAAATATTTACATCAACTCCCTCTTTCATTTCAGAAATCAATTCACGATTTAAATCTGATTTTAAAGAAGCAATTTCATTTATCAAATCATGTTTATGGTCATTTCTTTCAAGAAGAGCTTCATTTTTACCCGCTTTTATATCTGTGATATCTTGCTTAATTGATTCTTTTAATTCATTAACAAGTTTTGTCATATTATTTACTACATCATTAACCATAATTTATCCTTGCTTGTTATTTCTTGATAAAAATTCATAAAGCATATTACTTATTCCCAAACTTCCGGTTGAATTATCTGAAACAGCTTGTGTATACATACCTTTTATAATATCAGAACCAGCACCTTCACCAGCTACTTTTGTTGATTTCAAAGATATATCCATAATTTGCTTTAAAAAAAATGCTTCAAACTCGTCACTTACTTTTTTTAATTGTTCTTCTTCTAACTTATCTGTTTTAATATTATCAAATTTTTTTGTATTATTAATCATAGACATATTTACTAAGTTATTACTATTAATATCCATTATTCCAACCTATCAAAGAAATTTTCTTCACTTAAAATATCATCTTGTGCTTCTTGAGCAAA includes the following:
- the flhF gene encoding flagellar biosynthesis protein FlhF, giving the protein MNMLSFLGETPTAALRAAQDECGEEAIVISTKKIANAHDAGKNMYEVVVALEDEDKKNNMPYKKSVVTKQYKQDSTPINTHVYDFKEEITKMQEKLELVQKSLWNPKSQLYDLTIPHEFVDIYNLFEKNEFDQEMTYTIMKKTIKQLPISLKSNPKKVNDFFKLILRRIIPVKYEMPLRKHQRKIIMMVGPTGVGKTTTISKLAARYAYKLGQSYKVGIVTLDSFRVGAIEQLQAYTNIMRLPLEIVKKPEDLSEALLRLKDCNYIFIDTAGSSQYDVDKIEMINDYQKKVEELPIEKILVMPANVKQSDLLEIYANYSRLNIDYLTFTKLDETKSFGNLISFSHKTKKSITYFSIGQNVPDDLVVSDSSFLIDCFMNNECVRR
- a CDS encoding P-loop NTPase; protein product: MFDAISSQASKLVNLTNKVRGNYKSKTKLVTITSGKGGVGKSTFTANIAFLLSKRGFKVAVIDADIGLANMQVLLNLKPKVTLFDYIDGMKSLDEVILKTDYEDLYLIAGKSGFQYSNHSNSFIFSRIVQDVIDLNKFDIVLVDTGAGLNDYVKEFLSISDNILAITTTDPSALTDVYSLIKMLSNDKSKLMLCFNHTKSYQIGNTIVNSLINLAKKNRLSEDFMVKYIGNVSTSANISTTGRLRKLFTKEFVQDDSTRQLQVIIDYLLKNIH